In a single window of the Nicotiana tomentosiformis chromosome 8, ASM39032v3, whole genome shotgun sequence genome:
- the LOC104116444 gene encoding squamosa promoter-binding-like protein 7 isoform X1 — MENGGWNFFSNSIESCSSNNGGNGEQNSNSTHAWDFWQLGTTTSTSSQSQLIQWNYNNSSNIFNQDPITYTCPLNGSELIARGVNKSREYFIQREKDHNLMCLNLNLGKRHCIENYEARPHGGGEVVGFVMNKRKKHHFPGGDGAAEAVVPRCQVEGCQVALVNAKAYHRRHKVCAMHAKAPKVVVLGLEQRFCQQCSRFHLVSEFDESKRSCRRRLAGHNERRRKSSQDHYTNTRNPSQAGNYRNLAVNEGRAHSLLSPKNDSWISKGNLPARCSATINELIAESRATRLDQQLIIDKDWHRHQHYPMENLSIQLKNRSSTDHNREHVVLKSNGWGRANDAAGNLTLDFMHVRNSEFGFLSEQEQLKEEGDEEGCPEHWN; from the exons ATGGAAAATGGGGGTTGGAACTTTTTCAGCAATAGTATTGAAAGCTGCAGCAGCAACAATGGTGGAAATGGGGAACAAAATAGTAATTCTACTCATGCATGGGACTTCTGGCAACTTGGTACTACTACTAGTACTTCCTCCCAGTCGCAGTTGATTCAGTGGAATTATAACAACAGTAGCAACATATTTAACCAAGATCCAATTACCTACACGTGTCCGCTCAATGGTTCCGAATTAATAGCAAGAGGAGTGAATAAAAGTAGGGAATACTTTATCCAAAGAGAAAAGGACCATAATTTGATGTGTTTGAACCTTAACTTGGGGAAAAGGCATTGTATTGAAAATTATGAGGCGCGGCCTCACGGCGGTGGAGAGGTGGTGGGGTTTGTTATGAACAAGAGAAAGAAACACCATTTCCCTGGTGGTGATGGGGCGGCGGAAGCGGTGGTGCCGAGGTGTCAGGTGGAGGGATGCCAGGTGGCACTGGTGAATGCCAAGGCTTATCACAGACGACATAAAGTGTGTGCAATGCATGCTAAGGCTCCTAAAGTTGTGGTTCTTGGCCTTGAACAACGCTTCTGTCAGCAGTGTAGCAG GTTTCATTTAGTGAGTGAGTTTGATGAGTCAAAGAGGAGTTGCAGGAGGAGATTAGCAGGacataatgagagaagaagaaaaagctcTCAAGATCATTACACTAACACCAGAAACCCCTCTCAAG CAGGTAATTATCGGAACTTAGCAGTAAATGAAGGACGTGCTCACTCTCTTCTGTCACCCAAGAATGATTCATGGATATCAAAGGGCAATCTCCCAGCAAGATGTAGTGCCACTATTAATGAGCTGATTGCTGAAAGTAGAGCAACACGTCTAGATCAACAGCTTATCATTGACAAAGATTGGCATAGGCACCAGCATTATCCGATGGAGAATCTGAGCATCCAACTAAAAAATCGAAGTTCAACTGATCATAACCGCGAACATGTAGTCCTCAAGTCGAATGGTTGGGGACGTGCCAATGATGCTGCGGGAAATTTGACTTTGGACTTCATGCATGTTCGAAATTCTGAATTCGGGTTCTTGTCCGAACAAGAGCAACTTAAGGAGGAAGGAGATGAAGAAGGATGTCCCGAACATTGGAACTAG
- the LOC104116444 gene encoding squamosa promoter-binding-like protein 7 isoform X3: MENGGWNFFSNSIESCSSNNGGNGEQNSNSTHAWDFWQLGTTTSTSSQSQLIQWNYNNSSNIFNQDPITYTCPLNGSELIARGVNKSREYFIQREKDHNLMCLNLNLGKRHCIENYEARPHGGGEVVGFVMNKRKKHHFPGGDGAAEAVVPRCQVEGCQVALVNAKAYHRRHKVCAMHAKAPKVVVLGLEQRFCQQCSRRRLAGHNERRRKSSQDHYTNTRNPSQAGNYRNLAVNEGRAHSLLSPKNDSWISKGNLPARCSATINELIAESRATRLDQQLIIDKDWHRHQHYPMENLSIQLKNRSSTDHNREHVVLKSNGWGRANDAAGNLTLDFMHVRNSEFGFLSEQEQLKEEGDEEGCPEHWN, encoded by the exons ATGGAAAATGGGGGTTGGAACTTTTTCAGCAATAGTATTGAAAGCTGCAGCAGCAACAATGGTGGAAATGGGGAACAAAATAGTAATTCTACTCATGCATGGGACTTCTGGCAACTTGGTACTACTACTAGTACTTCCTCCCAGTCGCAGTTGATTCAGTGGAATTATAACAACAGTAGCAACATATTTAACCAAGATCCAATTACCTACACGTGTCCGCTCAATGGTTCCGAATTAATAGCAAGAGGAGTGAATAAAAGTAGGGAATACTTTATCCAAAGAGAAAAGGACCATAATTTGATGTGTTTGAACCTTAACTTGGGGAAAAGGCATTGTATTGAAAATTATGAGGCGCGGCCTCACGGCGGTGGAGAGGTGGTGGGGTTTGTTATGAACAAGAGAAAGAAACACCATTTCCCTGGTGGTGATGGGGCGGCGGAAGCGGTGGTGCCGAGGTGTCAGGTGGAGGGATGCCAGGTGGCACTGGTGAATGCCAAGGCTTATCACAGACGACATAAAGTGTGTGCAATGCATGCTAAGGCTCCTAAAGTTGTGGTTCTTGGCCTTGAACAACGCTTCTGTCAGCAGTGTAGCAG GAGGAGATTAGCAGGacataatgagagaagaagaaaaagctcTCAAGATCATTACACTAACACCAGAAACCCCTCTCAAG CAGGTAATTATCGGAACTTAGCAGTAAATGAAGGACGTGCTCACTCTCTTCTGTCACCCAAGAATGATTCATGGATATCAAAGGGCAATCTCCCAGCAAGATGTAGTGCCACTATTAATGAGCTGATTGCTGAAAGTAGAGCAACACGTCTAGATCAACAGCTTATCATTGACAAAGATTGGCATAGGCACCAGCATTATCCGATGGAGAATCTGAGCATCCAACTAAAAAATCGAAGTTCAACTGATCATAACCGCGAACATGTAGTCCTCAAGTCGAATGGTTGGGGACGTGCCAATGATGCTGCGGGAAATTTGACTTTGGACTTCATGCATGTTCGAAATTCTGAATTCGGGTTCTTGTCCGAACAAGAGCAACTTAAGGAGGAAGGAGATGAAGAAGGATGTCCCGAACATTGGAACTAG
- the LOC104116444 gene encoding squamosa promoter-binding-like protein 7 isoform X2 — MENGGWNFFSNSIESCSSNNGGNGEQNSNSTHAWDFWQLGTTTSTSSQSQLIQWNYNNSSNIFNQDPITYTCPLNGSELIARGVNKSREYFIQREKDHNLMCLNLNLGKRHCIENYEARPHGGGEVVGFVMNKRKKHHFPGGDGAAEAVVPRCQVEGCQVALVNAKAYHRRHKVCAMHAKAPKVVVLGLEQRFCQQCSRFHLVSEFDESKRSCRRRLAGHNERRRKSSQDHYTNTRNPSQGNYRNLAVNEGRAHSLLSPKNDSWISKGNLPARCSATINELIAESRATRLDQQLIIDKDWHRHQHYPMENLSIQLKNRSSTDHNREHVVLKSNGWGRANDAAGNLTLDFMHVRNSEFGFLSEQEQLKEEGDEEGCPEHWN, encoded by the exons ATGGAAAATGGGGGTTGGAACTTTTTCAGCAATAGTATTGAAAGCTGCAGCAGCAACAATGGTGGAAATGGGGAACAAAATAGTAATTCTACTCATGCATGGGACTTCTGGCAACTTGGTACTACTACTAGTACTTCCTCCCAGTCGCAGTTGATTCAGTGGAATTATAACAACAGTAGCAACATATTTAACCAAGATCCAATTACCTACACGTGTCCGCTCAATGGTTCCGAATTAATAGCAAGAGGAGTGAATAAAAGTAGGGAATACTTTATCCAAAGAGAAAAGGACCATAATTTGATGTGTTTGAACCTTAACTTGGGGAAAAGGCATTGTATTGAAAATTATGAGGCGCGGCCTCACGGCGGTGGAGAGGTGGTGGGGTTTGTTATGAACAAGAGAAAGAAACACCATTTCCCTGGTGGTGATGGGGCGGCGGAAGCGGTGGTGCCGAGGTGTCAGGTGGAGGGATGCCAGGTGGCACTGGTGAATGCCAAGGCTTATCACAGACGACATAAAGTGTGTGCAATGCATGCTAAGGCTCCTAAAGTTGTGGTTCTTGGCCTTGAACAACGCTTCTGTCAGCAGTGTAGCAG GTTTCATTTAGTGAGTGAGTTTGATGAGTCAAAGAGGAGTTGCAGGAGGAGATTAGCAGGacataatgagagaagaagaaaaagctcTCAAGATCATTACACTAACACCAGAAACCCCTCTCAAG GTAATTATCGGAACTTAGCAGTAAATGAAGGACGTGCTCACTCTCTTCTGTCACCCAAGAATGATTCATGGATATCAAAGGGCAATCTCCCAGCAAGATGTAGTGCCACTATTAATGAGCTGATTGCTGAAAGTAGAGCAACACGTCTAGATCAACAGCTTATCATTGACAAAGATTGGCATAGGCACCAGCATTATCCGATGGAGAATCTGAGCATCCAACTAAAAAATCGAAGTTCAACTGATCATAACCGCGAACATGTAGTCCTCAAGTCGAATGGTTGGGGACGTGCCAATGATGCTGCGGGAAATTTGACTTTGGACTTCATGCATGTTCGAAATTCTGAATTCGGGTTCTTGTCCGAACAAGAGCAACTTAAGGAGGAAGGAGATGAAGAAGGATGTCCCGAACATTGGAACTAG
- the LOC104116444 gene encoding squamosa promoter-binding-like protein 7 isoform X4, whose amino-acid sequence MENGGWNFFSNSIESCSSNNGGNGEQNSNSTHAWDFWQLGTTTSTSSQSQLIQWNYNNSSNIFNQDPITYTCPLNGSELIARGVNKSREYFIQREKDHNLMCLNLNLGKRHCIENYEARPHGGGEVVGFVMNKRKKHHFPGGDGAAEAVVPRCQVEGCQVALVNAKAYHRRHKVCAMHAKAPKVVVLGLEQRFCQQCSRRRLAGHNERRRKSSQDHYTNTRNPSQGNYRNLAVNEGRAHSLLSPKNDSWISKGNLPARCSATINELIAESRATRLDQQLIIDKDWHRHQHYPMENLSIQLKNRSSTDHNREHVVLKSNGWGRANDAAGNLTLDFMHVRNSEFGFLSEQEQLKEEGDEEGCPEHWN is encoded by the exons ATGGAAAATGGGGGTTGGAACTTTTTCAGCAATAGTATTGAAAGCTGCAGCAGCAACAATGGTGGAAATGGGGAACAAAATAGTAATTCTACTCATGCATGGGACTTCTGGCAACTTGGTACTACTACTAGTACTTCCTCCCAGTCGCAGTTGATTCAGTGGAATTATAACAACAGTAGCAACATATTTAACCAAGATCCAATTACCTACACGTGTCCGCTCAATGGTTCCGAATTAATAGCAAGAGGAGTGAATAAAAGTAGGGAATACTTTATCCAAAGAGAAAAGGACCATAATTTGATGTGTTTGAACCTTAACTTGGGGAAAAGGCATTGTATTGAAAATTATGAGGCGCGGCCTCACGGCGGTGGAGAGGTGGTGGGGTTTGTTATGAACAAGAGAAAGAAACACCATTTCCCTGGTGGTGATGGGGCGGCGGAAGCGGTGGTGCCGAGGTGTCAGGTGGAGGGATGCCAGGTGGCACTGGTGAATGCCAAGGCTTATCACAGACGACATAAAGTGTGTGCAATGCATGCTAAGGCTCCTAAAGTTGTGGTTCTTGGCCTTGAACAACGCTTCTGTCAGCAGTGTAGCAG GAGGAGATTAGCAGGacataatgagagaagaagaaaaagctcTCAAGATCATTACACTAACACCAGAAACCCCTCTCAAG GTAATTATCGGAACTTAGCAGTAAATGAAGGACGTGCTCACTCTCTTCTGTCACCCAAGAATGATTCATGGATATCAAAGGGCAATCTCCCAGCAAGATGTAGTGCCACTATTAATGAGCTGATTGCTGAAAGTAGAGCAACACGTCTAGATCAACAGCTTATCATTGACAAAGATTGGCATAGGCACCAGCATTATCCGATGGAGAATCTGAGCATCCAACTAAAAAATCGAAGTTCAACTGATCATAACCGCGAACATGTAGTCCTCAAGTCGAATGGTTGGGGACGTGCCAATGATGCTGCGGGAAATTTGACTTTGGACTTCATGCATGTTCGAAATTCTGAATTCGGGTTCTTGTCCGAACAAGAGCAACTTAAGGAGGAAGGAGATGAAGAAGGATGTCCCGAACATTGGAACTAG